A genomic segment from Juglans regia cultivar Chandler chromosome 14, Walnut 2.0, whole genome shotgun sequence encodes:
- the LOC108998731 gene encoding uncharacterized protein LOC108998731, with protein sequence MSAKYIIGGILGSFAIAYTCDYFLADRKIFGGTTPKTVSNKEWWEETDKKFQAWPRTAGPPVVMNPISRQNFIVKPRSE encoded by the exons ATGTCAGCGAAGTACATCATAGGAGGTATTTTGGGATCTTTTGCAATTGCGTATACGTGTGACTATTTTCTTGCTGATAGGAAGATATTTGGTG GTACCACCCCCAAGACCGTTTCAAACAAGGAATGGTGGGAAGAAACGGATAAGAAGTTCCAGGCTTGGCCTCGCACTGCCGGGCCTCCTGTTGTGATGAATCCCATCAGTCGCCAAAACTTCATTGTCAAGCCCCGTTCCGAATAG